The genomic window TGTGATTTAGTAATTCCAAGCAATCACTttgtaatttatcaaaaaatgaCAACAGTACTGAGAGTTTGTGTTTTTATACCTTATCAAGGGGGCTGTCAAAATATTTGACAATATAAGGGTGATTGCTTGGTTCATCATCGTAGACAGTCACAATGGGTGCACTGGACTCTTCAATAAACTTCTCAAGAGCATCCACATTAAAGTCCTGCAAGCATGTGGTTTTATCAGAAGAAACCATTGATTCACAAGACactgttgaaaaaaataaaaaaaaaaataaatatatatatatatatattacacagAAGAAACTTTTACTCTCAAAAGGCATAGAAAATTTAACGTGAAACCTACTGCAAATAAAGCAAATACCTTAGAATCAACAAAGAGTTCATCGAATGGCTTGAACAATCTAACTAGGGGTCCAGACACCGATGATTCCCCGCGTGGAAGGTGCTTAGCATCCAAAGTGTGGGCAAATTCATAGTCAGAACGCAATTTATCTGCGACAGCGAGAAAGCTCTCAAACTCCTCTCCAGAAAACTTTGGGAACACCCCAACCTGCAAAACCATAAAGAAAACTAACATCCGAATTTCTGCAGAATCACGTACGTAAAAGCATACAAAAGGTGTACTTACAATTACTACTTTGTTGTCACCAATGAAACTAGTAGCATCATCAGCTGATTTCAATTCAGCAGAAGCAGGACCGGTTTGTTTCTTCAGATACTCAGCAATGCCATCTGCATCACGAGGGCCTTTGTATTCGTTAACAGATGTCCCTCCCtttctcaaaattttaattgtggGGAATCCCTGAACCTCATATTTCTCAGAGATCTCTTGGTTAACCTTCTCATCGGCATTAACTTTGGCAAGAACAATTTGAGGATCGTTACTGCTCAATATAGAAGCTGCTTTCTCATACTACAAAAGAAATTGACTTTATCAGCGAAACATGCACGCCATCACATAACAATAATccaaatcttaaaaagaaaaggggagctAGATgtacttaaaaaaagaaaaaatattacctCTGGTGCTAGATTCTGACAGTGGCCACACCTGTGCTAAAACACAAGAGATTAGAACTCTAACCCAAGTtagaagatttttcaaaatttgatataaacatAGGTCTTTTAACAAAACGTcaacagcaaaacaaaaataataattaagaaaaactgAAATCAAATTAAGTGAAAGaactaaaaagatgaaaagaaaagaacataaggAATTGAAGTGTAGTGTGTAAGGTACCAAGGAGCGTAGAACTCGACGACGACGAAATCGTGCTTGGTGACGGTCTCAGTGAAATTGGAGTGGTCTAGCGTCAACACGTACTCCTTAGATTCATCCTCTCCAGTAGAAAGCGCTACAACTAGAGAGAAGACGAATATACAAGACCAAAGCGAAACCTTAGAAGCCATCATTTAGCGATTGAGGGAGAGTTTCGAGTGGTGTCTGATTCTTGTTCACGTTGGCTGCAGGGTTTTATGGAGGCTTGTGAGTAGCAAGTGAACGAGACAAACATGGAAGTAACACGTGGCATACTTCGCCTTCTCTAGTACTTTTTTGAAGCCTCCTCGCTTTCCATTTGCTTTGCATCCACGTGGATGCTGTTCATTGGATTAATCTCGTCACACGTGGATATTTTTGGTAAGTTCAATATTTTAAGGCAAGTATATCttgaatttcttgatttaaATCCCGAGGCgagtaattttactctattagaTCGATTATATTGATACGATGTACCGAGAGTACTGACGAAATTAGTTCAaccaattaaataagaaaagtcATAGTAACTGACGCCTAAAAGTTCaaggattcaatttttttaagtgtttttttatttaaaaatatattaaaataatatttttattaacatcaaaacaattttaaaaaataaaaaataataattttaaataaaataaataaattttaacaaatttctGTTTGGAACGTGCTTGTACcgtgcttttttaatttttcaagttttttatatgcattttaaaaaaaaacaaaaaaccactATTATGATCTTAAATATGCCACGtggaatttttttagattcgCTATGTAAACAGGCAGCGTacgattggttttttttaattgtttctctTCAAagaaatattgtatttaataaaaacttattttaaatgaaaataaatcctTTTAAGAAAGGAATActcttttgaaattttattttcttactattttatgattttctatTTCAGGTATCTTAGGATtagttttcaaatatttaagctaaattatcttctttattccaaaactgaaaattatattataattaattaaaacatctGTTATTCTATTCGAACAAATGTAGAACAAGTGATCccaagtaaacaaaaaaatatatcttaattttcataaatgtaCTCAATCTGCacaataaaaattttgagataaaaaaaattaaaataatatactcAGATATGTAAAAGGGTAAGTTGTTCTTGTACCAACAAGGCAACAATGCATTTTTTTCCCGTAGGAAAGGTCAAAGCAGACATTGGTCACATTAGAAAACttctactaattaattaattagtagaaACTAGATCGTTAtcatttttcaaactaaaatataatttgattaaaaaattttaaaaatatatttttttaatattaaaataacatattaaatcattaaGATCAACATAGTTTAACTTTggctccgtttgtttgcaggaaagttgtttccttttggaaagtgaattccgaggaaagtgaattccgggaaagtattttccggtatttggtagtgttatggaaaatgaactggaaaacactttccagtatttggttatgttatggaaaatgaactggaaaataatttattaatgaattaatttttttttcaagtttatctaatatatataaaatatatatttaatataaatatttaatcactaaaaataaaagaatgaaatctaaaaagtataatgatgaattttttttattataatatatattcatacatagcttattttataaaatataactatatatgtcatatcatattatatagaaataagcttgtgaaatatttttttaagtaaaacctattactatatttttttcaattttaaaagcttaaaataagttttttttttcatacgaagaaagccaaattagtttatggtaagagttatatatttgggtttttttttttttgtataagttttttaaaaaagataaatagattcaaaaaatattttgatgggttttttggataaatattttttttttacgggtAGAGACAATTATCCCTTTaatatccctttaatatatatcgaataagcatcaagaaataaatataaatatctaacatcaaacaaagtcatgcataaatattaagtttcgatgtcatatacatacatattagttcaaattataaacataaacatgctagaccgaattaaacaagtaaacatacttgtcaaataacaaatatagtCTGAACCCAAATTTTAAACATAGTCAAACCATCTTAGCAAGCAGGCCTGTAGTAGTGTTGGTTCACAAAATTTTGAACCcaaattttcctcaaattaGCATTTTTTGCCATAAATGCTTTTGCCAACATTTCATTTTGGACCAAATGATCAAATGCATCCCCAAGAGTGATCTCATCAaagccttcaattttcatcactTCCGCATACAACgcattaacatcaagttgatttttgctgAGGCTTTGAATTGCAAGTGCTACATCTTCAATCTGTTTAGACAACTTTCAACGGCTACCTTCAACGGCTCAATCTACAAAGCCCAGCAATCAGGCATGAAAAGACCCATAATCCTTCAAAGCTTCCTTCCCCTGACTTCACAAGTATCAAATTAAACTTATAATTCCATTCCCCTCTCCCATTCCCCCTCCCTCTCGGTCGATTCCCCTCTCTCATTCCCCTGTTCCctgttccctctccctctcggtcGATTCCCCCcgttccctctccctctcggtcGATTCCCCTCTCGGTTTCTCTCATTCCCCCATTCCCCTGTTCCCTC from Populus trichocarpa isolate Nisqually-1 chromosome 5, P.trichocarpa_v4.1, whole genome shotgun sequence includes these protein-coding regions:
- the LOC7469161 gene encoding protein disulfide-isomerase, with the protein product MMASKVSLWSCIFVFSLVVALSTGEDESKEYVLTLDHSNFTETVTKHDFVVVEFYAPWCGHCQNLAPEYEKAASILSSNDPQIVLAKVNADEKVNQEISEKYEVQGFPTIKILRKGGTSVNEYKGPRDADGIAEYLKKQTGPASAELKSADDATSFIGDNKVVIVGVFPKFSGEEFESFLAVADKLRSDYEFAHTLDAKHLPRGESSVSGPLVRLFKPFDELFVDSKDFNVDALEKFIEESSAPIVTVYDDEPSNHPYIVKYFDSPLDKAMLFLNFSGDSADSIKTNYQEVAEQHKGDGLIFLLGDLEASQSALQYFGLKEDQAPLLVIQTTDGKKYLKSNLESDHIAPWVKEYKEGKVPPFIKSEPIPEANEEPVKVVVADSLDDLVTKSGKNVLLEFYAPWCGHCQKLAPILEEIAVSYQSDADVLIAKLDATANDIPGDTYDVKGFPTVYFRSASGKLVQYEGDKTKQDIIDFIEKNRDKVAQQEPAKDEL